The following proteins come from a genomic window of Natronosalvus vescus:
- a CDS encoding mechanosensitive ion channel domain-containing protein, producing MPLQTFIDEPVVIAMAVLVLGLTIGYVVGRLNEELLRAAGVPEAVEGTPFERTAQSLGTSTVKIVARLSSWFIYGITLLTAIHIAQLFPAEAYWQTIVMFVPQLFVAILVLLIGFVVADKAELAVSEYLRGVKLPEVSILPKIVKYSVLYVAFLIALAQIGVHVFPLVVLMTVYAVGLVIVGAYAFKDFLVSSAVGMYLLLNQPYGIGDRVEIGDRVGIVQEVTLFVTKVESDSKEYIIPNRVVFENGFVRIRD from the coding sequence ATGCCACTACAGACGTTCATCGACGAGCCGGTCGTGATAGCGATGGCCGTGTTGGTGCTCGGGCTCACCATCGGCTACGTCGTCGGTCGGCTGAACGAAGAGTTGCTTCGGGCGGCGGGGGTTCCCGAGGCCGTCGAGGGAACTCCGTTCGAACGGACTGCCCAGTCTCTCGGCACGTCGACGGTCAAAATCGTCGCCCGGCTGAGTTCGTGGTTTATCTACGGTATCACGCTGCTCACGGCGATCCACATCGCCCAGCTGTTTCCTGCGGAAGCGTACTGGCAGACGATCGTTATGTTCGTCCCGCAGTTGTTCGTGGCGATACTCGTGTTACTCATCGGGTTCGTCGTCGCCGACAAGGCCGAACTCGCCGTCAGTGAATACCTCCGGGGCGTCAAACTCCCCGAGGTGTCGATTCTCCCGAAGATCGTCAAGTACTCCGTCCTGTACGTGGCGTTCCTCATCGCCCTCGCGCAGATCGGCGTCCACGTGTTCCCGCTCGTCGTCCTCATGACCGTCTACGCCGTTGGCCTGGTGATCGTCGGTGCGTACGCATTCAAGGACTTTCTGGTCTCGAGCGCCGTCGGGATGTACCTCCTGTTGAACCAGCCCTACGGCATTGGCGACCGGGTCGAAATCGGTGATCGAGTGGGCATCGTCCAGGAGGTGACGCTGTTCGTGACGAAAGTCGAGTCCGACTCGAAAGAGTACATCATTCCGAACCGGGTCGTCTTCGAGAACGGGTTCGTTCGCATTCGCGACTAA
- the dacZ gene encoding diadenylate cyclase DacZ — protein MVEVDDVFGDLFSDVEAVVLFSPSGSYYERLADIDDLELIVVGTENNVSAKTFVELPIEFQNVAERIRFGLEGGLQQGIIEDGDELACATSVFGDGIDTISRVRASVDDQSGIYNLFAKSRADPEVIKSVLELAIELGKKGQKGKPVGALFIVGDAGKVMNKSRPLSYNPFEKSHVHVGDPIVNVMLKEFSRLDGAFIISDSGKLVSAYRYLEPSAEGVDIPKGLGARHMAGGAITRDTNAIAIVLSESDGMVRAFKAGEIILEVDPEEY, from the coding sequence ATGGTCGAAGTAGACGACGTGTTCGGGGATCTCTTTTCGGATGTCGAGGCAGTCGTCCTCTTTTCTCCAAGCGGCTCGTACTACGAACGCCTCGCGGATATCGACGACCTCGAACTCATCGTCGTCGGGACTGAAAACAACGTCAGCGCCAAGACGTTCGTCGAACTCCCGATCGAATTCCAGAACGTCGCCGAACGGATCCGGTTCGGCCTCGAGGGTGGCCTCCAGCAGGGAATTATCGAAGACGGTGACGAACTGGCGTGTGCGACGAGCGTCTTCGGCGACGGTATCGACACCATTTCGCGCGTGCGCGCCTCCGTCGACGATCAGTCCGGAATCTACAACCTGTTCGCGAAATCGCGAGCCGATCCCGAAGTCATCAAATCGGTCCTCGAGCTGGCTATCGAACTCGGAAAGAAAGGGCAAAAAGGAAAACCGGTGGGTGCGCTGTTCATCGTCGGCGACGCTGGCAAAGTGATGAACAAGTCCCGCCCGCTGAGTTACAACCCGTTCGAGAAGTCCCACGTGCACGTGGGTGACCCGATCGTGAACGTCATGCTCAAGGAGTTCTCCCGGCTCGATGGCGCGTTTATTATCTCCGATTCGGGGAAACTGGTCTCTGCCTACCGCTACCTCGAGCCCTCCGCCGAAGGGGTCGACATTCCGAAGGGCCTCGGTGCGCGACACATGGCTGGCGGAGCCATAACGCGCGACACGAACGCCATCGCGATCGTCCTCTCGGAGAGCGACGGGATGGTACGGGCGTTCAAAGCCGGCGAGATTATTCTGGAGGTCGACCCGGAGGAGTACTGA
- a CDS encoding ABC transporter ATP-binding protein produces MIEVANLRKEYGGFVAVEGSSFSIDRGEVFGIVGHNGAGKTTTLKMLAGLIEPTGGTAIVAGHSAGEPAMQRRLGFLPEQSPLYEEMTPISYLEFFADLYDVPRGVASERIAELLDRLDLEHRDRELGNMSKGMKRKVAIARALVNDPDVLIFDEPASGLDPVTTNYVLEFTRELADEGKTVVFSAHNLFHVESICDRLVIMSEGEIVARGTIADIRSTYGGTTYHVTATHTHGGVAVGQDAIAAPVRSVARENGTIRYVVSDMDGVDAVRTAVERAGGQVTDIQTKTPSLEQIFLEVAGEASA; encoded by the coding sequence ATGATCGAAGTTGCGAACCTTCGCAAGGAGTACGGAGGGTTCGTCGCCGTCGAGGGAAGTTCGTTCTCGATCGACCGTGGCGAGGTGTTCGGCATCGTCGGCCACAACGGTGCCGGCAAGACCACGACGCTGAAGATGCTCGCCGGTCTGATCGAACCGACCGGTGGCACCGCCATCGTTGCAGGTCACAGCGCCGGCGAGCCCGCGATGCAGCGCCGGCTCGGCTTTCTCCCCGAACAATCACCGCTGTACGAGGAGATGACGCCGATTTCCTATCTCGAGTTTTTCGCCGACCTTTACGACGTGCCTCGGGGCGTTGCCAGTGAGCGCATCGCCGAATTGCTGGACCGTCTGGATCTCGAGCACCGTGATCGCGAACTCGGCAACATGTCGAAGGGAATGAAACGAAAGGTGGCTATCGCGCGGGCGCTGGTCAACGATCCCGACGTGCTCATCTTCGACGAACCCGCTTCCGGGCTCGATCCGGTGACGACGAACTACGTCCTCGAGTTCACGCGCGAACTCGCAGACGAGGGGAAGACGGTCGTTTTCAGCGCGCACAACCTCTTTCACGTCGAGAGCATCTGTGACCGGCTCGTAATCATGTCCGAGGGTGAGATCGTCGCCCGCGGCACGATCGCGGACATCCGCTCGACTTACGGCGGCACGACGTACCACGTCACCGCAACCCATACGCACGGTGGCGTCGCGGTCGGCCAGGATGCCATCGCCGCCCCTGTTCGTTCAGTCGCTCGTGAAAACGGCACGATACGCTACGTCGTGAGCGACATGGACGGCGTCGACGCGGTTCGAACCGCCGTCGAACGGGCGGGCGGCCAGGTTACGGACATCCAGACGAAAACGCCGAGTCTCGAGCAGATCTTCCTCGAGGTGGCTGGGGAGGCGTCTGCGTGA
- a CDS encoding ABC transporter permease subunit codes for MSERNGADVPESNTEADDADSPVRTVVRRWRSVLRRTGRITRWEVSRTTGTVDRTTAVVVLALLLTVGVVGFATVDDGVGLEDGLYTVSVDEDSPYYDVAVDDPTFRTVPPTADADVVVYRNGQIDHADTPKGEAAYATFADAIAIVNEARMLEEMDQAAAFPVRVSLFYEQRASLAELETGSQGSTDESDQQRDDSTDTDSSTGDGGQEASDSSDGSDGGIGVPEFGGGSIEESAHPQTPGSITPPFPFQSLVLAFLFVIPMNFVIQAYGSTIMDERINRRGELLLVSPASRYEIVAGKTLPYLLGVTAIVIAIAVAIEGGTVSVAAVFPIALLFLAAAFVGAMFARSFKELTFVTVAISVFLTTYTFVPAIFTDVTPIAMISPLTLVVLDLQGESVRFAEYLFSTAPFYLGALVLFGFGMGSYREEDMFTQKPIPAKAIDAVATHVRGYASVFAMPIVFIPFVFAAQLLTVALVFALPETLSLPIIFVVAAAVEEFAKSIHVYAGYAHSRFESSLRVAVVLGALSGLGFFLGEKLTHVVQFVGLPELLEGQAAFGPTLSSAPLTVVVAVALAPLVLHVVTAVMGAIGARSGRTTYALAFCCATLVHAAYNVGVILLVA; via the coding sequence GTGTCCGAGAGAAATGGGGCAGATGTACCAGAGAGCAATACCGAGGCCGACGACGCCGACTCACCGGTACGCACTGTCGTCCGACGCTGGCGAAGCGTCCTGAGACGTACCGGCCGGATCACCCGCTGGGAGGTTAGCCGAACCACCGGCACGGTCGATCGAACGACTGCCGTCGTCGTTCTTGCCCTCCTGCTGACTGTCGGTGTCGTTGGCTTCGCGACCGTCGACGACGGCGTCGGACTCGAGGACGGTCTATACACCGTTTCCGTCGACGAGGACAGCCCCTACTACGACGTCGCCGTCGACGACCCGACGTTCAGGACGGTACCGCCCACGGCCGATGCCGACGTCGTCGTCTATCGAAACGGCCAGATCGATCATGCTGACACACCGAAGGGGGAAGCCGCCTACGCCACCTTCGCCGACGCGATTGCGATCGTGAACGAGGCTCGCATGCTCGAGGAGATGGATCAAGCGGCTGCCTTCCCCGTTCGCGTCAGTCTGTTCTACGAACAACGAGCTTCCCTCGCGGAACTCGAGACCGGTTCGCAGGGATCCACCGACGAATCCGACCAGCAGCGTGACGACTCGACGGACACAGATTCGTCGACGGGTGACGGTGGGCAGGAAGCCAGCGACTCGAGTGACGGTTCCGACGGCGGAATCGGCGTCCCGGAGTTCGGGGGTGGCTCCATCGAGGAGAGTGCCCACCCACAAACACCCGGCTCGATCACGCCGCCGTTTCCCTTCCAGTCGCTCGTGCTCGCCTTCCTCTTCGTCATCCCGATGAACTTCGTGATTCAGGCGTACGGGAGCACGATCATGGACGAGCGAATCAACCGTCGGGGAGAACTCCTGCTCGTCTCGCCGGCCTCGCGCTACGAGATCGTCGCCGGGAAGACCCTCCCGTATCTCCTGGGAGTGACGGCTATCGTGATCGCCATCGCCGTCGCCATCGAGGGTGGAACTGTCTCGGTCGCCGCCGTGTTCCCCATTGCGTTGCTCTTCCTCGCTGCGGCGTTCGTCGGTGCGATGTTCGCTCGATCGTTCAAGGAACTCACGTTCGTCACGGTCGCGATTTCGGTCTTTCTGACGACGTACACGTTCGTCCCGGCGATCTTCACCGACGTGACGCCGATCGCCATGATCTCGCCGCTCACACTCGTCGTCCTCGATCTCCAGGGCGAGAGCGTTCGGTTCGCCGAGTACCTCTTCTCGACGGCACCGTTTTACCTCGGAGCGCTCGTCCTCTTCGGGTTCGGCATGGGCAGCTACCGCGAGGAAGACATGTTCACCCAGAAGCCGATCCCCGCGAAGGCAATCGACGCCGTCGCGACCCACGTCCGGGGGTATGCGAGCGTCTTCGCCATGCCGATCGTCTTCATCCCGTTCGTCTTCGCCGCTCAGCTGTTGACCGTCGCGCTCGTGTTCGCCCTGCCGGAGACGCTGTCGCTCCCGATCATTTTCGTCGTCGCCGCTGCCGTCGAGGAATTCGCCAAGAGCATCCACGTCTACGCTGGCTACGCTCACTCCCGGTTCGAATCCTCGCTTCGGGTCGCCGTCGTGCTGGGGGCCCTCTCCGGACTCGGGTTCTTTCTCGGGGAGAAACTGACCCACGTCGTCCAGTTCGTCGGCCTCCCTGAACTGCTCGAGGGCCAGGCCGCGTTCGGCCCGACGCTCTCGAGCGCCCCGCTCACCGTCGTCGTGGCGGTGGCCCTCGCCCCGCTCGTGCTCCACGTCGTCACGGCTGTCATGGGTGCGATCGGTGCCAGGAGCGGGCGCACCACCTACGCACTGGCGTTTTGCTGTGCCACGCTCGTACACGCGGCCTACAACGTCGGGGTGATCCTCCTTGTCGCGTGA
- a CDS encoding ABC transporter permease, whose translation MSREPGSTATVSANEDANANTTLNARLAIVVREWRSLRSEKTIVLALAIQLVIAGFSGFLVVGLVSMYDPSAVDGQEMTVALTGDDRDALLEAVGERDAIEPRLYDDPADARVDFSQRRVAAVLETNRLEDGTLAVIVTAPDEGIGTTLLIAELQETFQAVEFNERQANADRLESPPLPVPSTSGNPYIGFTYTILIPLLLFLPVFISGSIAVDSLIEERQRGTLELLQVAPLSFVDVIDAKLVATATLAPLQALAWLLLLAVNGTAIVHAAPLIVLVSAFALLIVALGLGVALYAPDRQQAQLLYSAGIVGLLVVTTLLPEHPANTIAKLAIGSATTTTWLLLASYGIVALGAYFCLRLGVDRVDATAL comes from the coding sequence TTGTCGCGTGAGCCGGGGTCGACTGCGACCGTATCAGCGAACGAGGACGCCAACGCGAACACGACGTTGAACGCCCGTCTGGCGATCGTCGTTCGCGAGTGGCGTTCCCTTCGCTCGGAGAAGACCATCGTGCTCGCGCTGGCGATTCAACTCGTCATCGCCGGGTTCTCCGGCTTTCTCGTCGTCGGCCTCGTCTCGATGTACGATCCGAGCGCCGTCGACGGACAGGAGATGACCGTCGCCCTCACTGGCGACGACCGGGACGCACTGCTCGAGGCCGTCGGCGAGCGCGACGCCATCGAGCCGCGACTGTACGACGATCCGGCTGACGCGCGGGTGGACTTCAGTCAGCGGCGCGTCGCTGCCGTCCTCGAGACAAATCGGCTCGAGGACGGGACGCTCGCGGTGATCGTGACAGCCCCCGACGAGGGGATCGGCACCACGTTGTTGATCGCGGAGCTACAGGAGACGTTTCAGGCCGTCGAGTTCAATGAGCGCCAAGCCAACGCCGATCGACTCGAGTCGCCGCCGTTGCCCGTCCCATCCACGAGCGGGAACCCGTACATCGGGTTCACCTACACCATCCTGATTCCGCTGTTGTTGTTCTTGCCGGTGTTCATCAGCGGGTCGATCGCGGTCGATTCGCTGATCGAGGAGCGCCAGCGGGGAACCCTCGAACTGCTCCAGGTGGCACCGCTCTCGTTCGTGGACGTGATCGATGCGAAATTGGTGGCGACGGCGACGCTCGCCCCACTGCAGGCGCTCGCGTGGTTGTTGCTGCTGGCGGTAAATGGCACGGCGATCGTTCACGCCGCCCCGTTGATCGTCCTGGTGTCCGCGTTCGCGTTACTCATCGTGGCGCTCGGTCTCGGCGTGGCCCTGTACGCCCCCGATCGGCAACAAGCACAGTTGCTCTATTCCGCCGGAATCGTCGGCCTGCTCGTGGTCACGACCCTCTTGCCGGAGCATCCCGCAAACACGATCGCGAAACTGGCCATCGGCAGTGCAACGACGACGACGTGGCTGTTGCTCGCCAGCTACGGGATCGTCGCTCTTGGTGCGTACTTCTGTCTTCGTCTCGGGGTCGATCGGGTGGACGCAACGGCGCTGTAA
- a CDS encoding penicillin acylase family protein — protein sequence MNRETTRRGVLAAALVASVAGLSLSAASDLLEQFAPLSGDAWDAAGREHPDRVDNPYGEATVRIDDEGVPHVEADDERAAYFAIGYLHGFDRAFQLDLQRRQMRGELSAIFGVIALESDEFHARMDFVGAAEATWETVKETHAGSLIEPYSEGVNAAVENHRLPLEFELLGYDPDPWTPVETLLMEKQISWGLTGNFRALRRELIETQLEADLIDALYPDRMDHDVPILRTESEHVDDLGELRGVRGRGEAENDDQTAATDRRERVHSSGSTAASDSTSTSSSTDSNSTSTADEPDTTLLEWLSQFESPPGVGSNSWVVSGENTENGTPILANDPHLELMTPPLWYEQHIDTPETDVRGVTFPGVPFVIIGANQVGAWGVTNVGADVLDCYTYEIDDEAERYRYEGEWREFDLEERELVVSGGENRTFTVRKTVHGPLLEREGQHVGVSWTGLTATRTTQAVYELGVSEGVDDALEAARKFDLPTQNLLYADSDGRTLYVATGQLPIRHVDGEVVDGNRVFDGSAGEGEWGGFTPYGRSTWDGFVPFDERPTAIDPTVVATANQRVVDDPEHYVGVAYAAPYRGRRIYDVLDEATDANEATDVKFHKRLQTDTRDERAVDLVPDLLAIGHSAIDAGLAADPETLEDALEILEGWDYRMDRDSHGALLFARWIEHYREAVLDPLFEDTDLDEGYYPNDWVVTTLPEDSPVFANRSRAELLVTALEEAVSELEDEEWETYGDWNTTAPIGHPLGGEAAFLNYDERQRDGSRATVDNYRVERSVGASWRMVVEPGGDGWGILPGGNSGDYFSPHYDDQFARWADGTYKPMALEADGETSIQFDEPEREFYGTDDDGGEDRAFGRPDDPGGAE from the coding sequence GTGAACCGGGAGACTACACGGCGAGGCGTTCTCGCGGCCGCGCTGGTCGCGAGCGTAGCCGGCCTCTCGCTGTCGGCCGCCAGCGACCTCCTCGAGCAGTTCGCCCCGCTCTCGGGCGACGCCTGGGATGCCGCCGGCCGCGAGCATCCTGACCGGGTCGACAACCCATACGGCGAGGCGACCGTCCGGATCGACGACGAGGGCGTCCCTCACGTCGAAGCCGACGACGAGCGAGCAGCGTACTTTGCCATCGGCTATCTCCACGGCTTCGACCGGGCCTTCCAGCTCGACCTCCAGCGACGGCAGATGCGCGGGGAACTTTCGGCTATTTTCGGCGTGATCGCCCTCGAGAGCGACGAATTCCACGCCCGAATGGACTTCGTCGGTGCGGCGGAAGCGACCTGGGAAACAGTAAAGGAAACCCATGCGGGCTCGCTCATCGAACCCTACAGCGAGGGCGTGAACGCCGCCGTCGAGAACCACCGCCTCCCCCTCGAGTTCGAGTTGCTCGGCTACGACCCCGATCCCTGGACGCCGGTGGAGACGCTGTTGATGGAAAAGCAGATCTCGTGGGGGCTCACCGGGAACTTTCGGGCGCTTCGCCGGGAGCTAATCGAGACACAGCTCGAGGCAGATCTCATCGACGCACTGTATCCGGATCGGATGGATCACGACGTCCCTATTTTACGAACCGAATCGGAACACGTCGACGACCTCGGGGAGCTTCGGGGTGTTCGGGGACGTGGTGAGGCGGAGAACGACGATCAGACAGCGGCCACCGATCGACGAGAGCGAGTGCACTCGAGTGGATCCACCGCTGCCTCTGACTCCACCTCCACGTCTTCGTCCACCGACTCCAACTCTACATCCACCGCCGACGAGCCAGACACCACCCTCCTCGAGTGGCTCTCACAGTTCGAATCGCCACCAGGCGTCGGTTCGAACAGCTGGGTCGTCTCGGGCGAGAACACCGAGAACGGGACGCCGATCCTCGCGAACGATCCGCACCTCGAACTGATGACGCCGCCGCTGTGGTACGAACAGCACATCGACACGCCCGAAACCGACGTCCGCGGGGTCACGTTCCCCGGCGTTCCGTTCGTCATCATCGGAGCCAACCAGGTCGGTGCCTGGGGCGTCACGAACGTCGGTGCGGACGTCCTCGACTGTTACACTTACGAAATCGACGACGAGGCGGAACGCTACCGATACGAGGGCGAGTGGCGCGAGTTCGATCTCGAGGAACGCGAACTCGTCGTTTCAGGCGGGGAGAACCGCACGTTCACGGTCAGAAAGACCGTTCACGGCCCGCTGCTCGAGCGCGAGGGTCAACACGTCGGTGTTTCCTGGACGGGACTGACTGCCACTCGGACGACCCAGGCAGTGTACGAACTCGGGGTCAGCGAGGGTGTCGACGACGCCCTCGAAGCGGCCCGGAAATTCGATCTACCGACCCAGAACCTGCTGTACGCCGATTCCGACGGGCGGACGTTGTACGTCGCGACGGGGCAGCTCCCGATCCGGCACGTCGATGGCGAGGTCGTCGACGGCAATCGTGTCTTCGACGGCTCCGCTGGCGAGGGTGAGTGGGGGGGTTTCACTCCCTACGGCCGATCCACCTGGGACGGATTCGTCCCCTTCGACGAACGGCCGACGGCGATCGATCCGACCGTCGTTGCGACCGCGAACCAGCGCGTCGTCGACGATCCAGAACACTACGTCGGCGTCGCGTACGCCGCACCGTACCGTGGGCGGCGAATCTACGACGTCCTCGACGAGGCAACGGACGCCAACGAGGCGACCGACGTCAAGTTCCACAAACGATTGCAAACTGATACCCGTGACGAGCGGGCGGTCGACCTCGTCCCCGACCTGCTCGCGATCGGTCACTCTGCGATCGACGCCGGTCTCGCCGCGGATCCGGAGACGCTCGAGGACGCCCTGGAGATCCTCGAGGGGTGGGACTACCGGATGGATCGTGACTCCCATGGAGCCCTCCTGTTCGCCCGGTGGATCGAGCACTACCGCGAGGCAGTACTCGACCCGCTGTTCGAGGACACCGATCTCGACGAAGGGTACTACCCGAACGACTGGGTGGTCACCACCCTTCCCGAAGACAGCCCCGTCTTCGCGAATCGGTCGCGGGCTGAATTGCTGGTGACGGCGCTCGAGGAGGCGGTATCAGAACTCGAGGACGAGGAGTGGGAGACATACGGCGACTGGAACACGACGGCCCCAATCGGCCATCCCCTCGGGGGTGAAGCGGCGTTTCTCAACTACGACGAACGCCAGCGCGACGGATCGCGAGCGACCGTCGACAACTACCGGGTCGAGCGTTCCGTGGGGGCGAGCTGGCGGATGGTCGTCGAACCTGGCGGCGACGGGTGGGGGATCCTCCCCGGCGGAAACTCCGGCGACTACTTCTCGCCGCACTACGACGATCAGTTCGCCCGCTGGGCCGACGGAACGTACAAACCGATGGCGCTCGAGGCCGACGGCGAGACGAGTATCCAATTCGACGAGCCAGAACGTGAGTTTTACGGGACTGACGACGATGGTGGCGAGGATCGTGCTTTCGGACGTCCGGACGATCCGGGAGGTGCCGAATGA
- a CDS encoding helix-turn-helix domain-containing protein, with the protein MSIITEFTVPAKAFALEHTLDAVADVTIEIERLATHSREWVMPFLWIYSDNLDSIETALRDDASVTDVTVLDRTDEFAYVNVYWAEPVQELVDHIVDRHGIMEEAGARDGTWYLRIRFIDRDALEDFQTYFHEQGYSFELHRLYDGSEPKKRKFGLTPVQYETLVTALEMGYFDIPRNAQIGELATELGVSTNAVSQRLRRATSNLTSNALDVSPPDTGRDTA; encoded by the coding sequence GTGAGCATTATCACTGAGTTTACAGTTCCAGCGAAAGCGTTCGCGCTGGAACACACGCTTGACGCGGTGGCGGATGTGACGATCGAGATCGAACGACTCGCGACGCACAGCCGTGAATGGGTGATGCCGTTTCTGTGGATCTACAGCGACAACCTCGATTCCATCGAAACAGCCCTTCGAGACGATGCGTCCGTCACCGATGTGACTGTCCTCGACCGAACGGACGAGTTCGCGTACGTCAACGTTTACTGGGCCGAACCCGTCCAGGAACTGGTCGATCACATCGTCGATCGCCACGGCATTATGGAAGAAGCGGGCGCGAGAGACGGGACGTGGTATCTCCGCATTCGGTTCATCGACCGAGACGCCCTCGAGGACTTTCAGACGTACTTTCACGAGCAGGGGTACTCGTTCGAGCTCCACCGCCTGTACGACGGCAGCGAGCCGAAAAAACGCAAATTCGGGCTGACGCCAGTACAGTACGAGACGCTCGTGACCGCCCTCGAGATGGGGTACTTCGACATCCCGCGAAACGCTCAGATCGGCGAGTTGGCAACGGAGTTGGGGGTGTCGACGAACGCGGTGTCTCAGCGGTTGCGCCGGGCGACCAGTAATCTCACCAGCAACGCGCTCGACGTCTCCCCACCTGACACCGGCAGGGACACCGCCTGA
- a CDS encoding aldo/keto reductase: protein MEYTTLGNTGMTVSRLCLGCMSFGSSDWRPWVLDEEESHEIIDRAIDLGITFFDTANMYSNGESERILGDALEGYRDQSVVATKGYFQMREDDPNSGGLSRKAIEQELEASLERLGMDTVDLYQIHRWDDDTPIEETLRALDDAVRREQARYIGASSMWAHQFSEALHTSDRLGLERFVSMQNHYNLVYREEEREMLPLCGKKGVGVMPWSPLARGYLTRPDEQVDATKRGDTEEYLYAHPYREGGGPEINARVEELADEKGVTMAQIALSWVLHQDWVDAPIVGTTSVEHLEQAVEALDISLSSSDLEYLEEPYEPVRVSSHE from the coding sequence ATGGAGTACACCACTCTCGGAAACACCGGCATGACCGTGAGCCGTCTCTGTCTGGGCTGTATGAGCTTCGGCTCGAGCGACTGGCGTCCCTGGGTACTCGATGAGGAGGAAAGCCACGAAATCATCGACCGCGCCATCGACCTCGGAATTACGTTCTTCGACACGGCGAACATGTACTCGAACGGGGAGTCAGAACGCATCCTCGGGGATGCCCTCGAGGGCTACCGCGATCAGTCCGTCGTCGCCACCAAGGGCTACTTCCAGATGCGCGAGGACGATCCCAACTCGGGAGGGCTCTCCCGGAAGGCCATCGAACAGGAACTCGAGGCCAGCCTCGAGCGACTGGGGATGGACACCGTCGACCTGTATCAGATCCACCGCTGGGACGACGATACCCCGATCGAGGAGACGCTTCGAGCGCTCGACGACGCCGTTCGCCGCGAGCAGGCGCGCTACATCGGTGCTTCCTCCATGTGGGCCCACCAGTTCTCGGAGGCACTCCACACGAGCGATCGACTGGGACTCGAGCGCTTCGTCTCGATGCAAAACCACTACAACCTCGTCTACCGGGAAGAGGAACGGGAGATGCTGCCACTGTGTGGGAAGAAAGGAGTCGGCGTCATGCCCTGGTCGCCGCTGGCACGGGGGTATCTGACCAGACCCGACGAACAGGTCGACGCGACGAAACGGGGAGACACCGAGGAGTACCTCTACGCACATCCCTACCGCGAAGGCGGCGGCCCCGAGATCAACGCGCGTGTCGAAGAACTCGCCGACGAGAAGGGGGTAACGATGGCCCAGATCGCCCTTTCCTGGGTACTCCATCAGGACTGGGTGGACGCCCCGATCGTCGGAACGACAAGCGTCGAACACTTAGAACAGGCCGTCGAGGCACTCGATATTTCGCTTTCGTCGTCCGATCTCGAGTACCTCGAGGAGCCGTACGAGCCGGTTCGGGTCTCGAGTCACGAGTAA
- a CDS encoding ubiquitin-like small modifier protein 1: MQLECRFFGPFRDDVGEQTVSWNPDGDTVGDLLRELEATYPILEGRLVDDAGTNLAGKTVVTKNKTDVRHLGGLETELEDGDVFRLVPSVYGGAV; encoded by the coding sequence GTGCAACTCGAGTGTCGCTTCTTCGGCCCCTTCCGTGACGACGTCGGCGAGCAAACGGTGTCCTGGAACCCGGACGGTGACACCGTCGGCGACCTCCTTCGCGAACTCGAGGCTACCTACCCAATTCTCGAGGGGCGCCTCGTCGACGATGCCGGCACGAACCTGGCCGGAAAAACGGTCGTCACGAAGAACAAGACGGACGTCCGACACCTCGGCGGTCTCGAGACTGAACTCGAAGATGGGGACGTGTTTCGACTCGTGCCGTCGGTGTACGGTGGCGCTGTCTGA